In a genomic window of Deltaproteobacteria bacterium:
- the hypE gene encoding hydrogenase expression/formation protein HypE, with the protein MKNEDTILLDHGSGGRASHELITRVFLPEFKNDLLDSLEDSTVFEIGEHRLAFSTDTYTVDPIFFPGGDIGCLGVHGTVNDLAMRGAVPLYLSVGFILEEGFPMADLARIIQSMKEAAETAGVQIITGDTKVVNRGSVDKIFINTSGVGIIRNNAHIAGKNAKVGDSVLVSGTVGDHGVTILSMREGLSFDAPIQSDSAPLNGLVAEMMAASNQIHAMRDPTRGGLATTLNEIALQSNIGIELTEDQIPLREGVEGACELLGLDPLYLANEGKLIAFVAPEDAEKVLKCIKAHPYGSDAAIIGRVVAENPGRVFMKTGIGGARILDMLAGEQLPRIC; encoded by the coding sequence TGAAGATACGATTTTGTTGGACCATGGCAGCGGAGGCCGGGCTTCCCATGAGCTGATAACCCGTGTGTTTCTGCCTGAATTCAAAAATGACCTCTTGGACAGCCTGGAAGACAGCACCGTGTTTGAAATAGGAGAACACAGACTGGCTTTTTCCACGGACACTTACACGGTGGACCCTATCTTTTTCCCGGGTGGCGATATCGGTTGCCTTGGAGTCCATGGCACTGTGAATGACCTGGCTATGCGCGGTGCAGTGCCCCTCTATCTCAGTGTGGGTTTCATTTTAGAGGAGGGGTTTCCTATGGCCGACCTTGCCCGGATCATACAATCCATGAAGGAAGCGGCTGAGACTGCGGGGGTACAGATTATTACCGGCGATACCAAAGTCGTCAATCGCGGCAGCGTGGATAAGATCTTTATCAATACTTCCGGTGTCGGTATCATAAGAAACAATGCTCATATTGCCGGGAAAAATGCCAAGGTTGGAGATTCAGTTCTTGTCAGCGGCACCGTGGGCGATCACGGGGTAACCATTCTTTCCATGCGGGAGGGGCTTTCTTTTGATGCCCCGATTCAAAGCGATTCCGCTCCATTAAACGGGCTGGTAGCAGAGATGATGGCCGCAAGTAATCAGATCCACGCCATGCGGGATCCCACACGCGGCGGGCTTGCCACTACTTTAAACGAAATTGCCCTTCAGTCAAACATTGGTATTGAACTCACAGAAGACCAGATACCATTGCGCGAAGGAGTGGAGGGGGCATGTGAACTACTCGGACTTGACCCCCTCTACTTGGCCAATGAGGGGAAATTAATAGCATTTGTGGCGCCCGAGGATGCAGAAAAAGTCCTAAAGTGCATAAAGGCACATCCATACGGCAGTGATGCCGCGATCATCGGCAGGGTAGTTGCGGAAAATCCCGGCAGGGTCTTTATGAAAACCGGCATCGGAGGCGCCCGTATCCTGGACATGCTGGCAGGCGAACAGCTCCCACGTATTTGCTAG